In Microvirga sp. 17 mud 1-3, the genomic window TTCTACTTCTAAAGATCTGTCGGCACGAGAGCCGAAATTGTGACGCTTCGCCCTATGCCTACTCTGGCTTGCTAACTAAGCTCAATCGCTCATCCGGCCCCACGGTGAGGCCTGACGACTCGCGAGAGCGGCGGATCCACAACTGGACGTACTGTCGGCGAGGCTCTTCCTGTAACCGGCGGAATCTCGTTCTCGTTCTTGTCCTAGGTGCGGCGGCGATGGCCAGTGGCGTTCATCCGCGCGTCTTAGGCGACTTGGGCGGGCGTCTAAAGGTCAGCCCTTCAGACGCACTGCGGACGGCCTCTCGGCTGACGCCAAACTCACGGACAAACTTCGTATACACGCGCTCGCCCAATACATAGCGAAGGCGAGCATCCAGCATATGCACCACCGTTAACTTAGCTTTTCCCATCTGCGTGCTGCATCTGAAGGACATAAAGCGAGCATCTACTTGGTTAAGCCACGCTGTCGAGTCAGGCTCCCCTCCGGCAAGCGAGCCTGAGGAACGATATAATTTCTGAATCGAAATCGCGTGGCTAATCCCGCTCCATTAGTCCTTAGTCGCGCTGCAGGCTCAAGATTCGGCAAAAAGCTTAAGATTGCATTGCCGAGAGAGATCTCTACCTATAGCTGCGCCCAGACTAGCAAAAGGCACTACTTTCTCGCCAGCCGTCAGCTTATGGAGTATATGAACAATGTTACGCGACGACAACGCTTTCGAGAAAGAACCCCACGATGGCTACCATCATTGGCTCACCGACCCTACGCACCCTGCTGGGCACCGATTTTTCCGACCTGATGTTCGGCGATACCATCGGCACCCTGACCGTCCGCTATGCTAGCAACAATTGGATCTACGGCTATGGTGGCAACGACCGGATCTACGGCGATGCCAAGACCATTACCGGTTTAGGCCGCGGGGGCAATGACAGGATCTATGGCGGCATCGGCAACGATGCCATCTACGGCGACGCACACAATCTCTTGGGCTCCGCCCGCGGCGGCAACGACTTCATCCGCGGCAACAACGACCAGCGCGACACGATCTATGGCGACGCCTACGTCATAAAGAACTCCGCCCGAGGCGGGACTGACACTATCTACGGCGATAATGGCAACGACACCATCAACGGCGACGCCTGGCTCATGCGCGACACCGCCCGCGGTGGCAACGACAAGCTCTATGGCGGCAATGGGCGGGACACCATCAACGGCGATGCCGTGCGCATGGAAGGCCAGTCCATTGGCGGCAATGACTATCTGAGTGGAGGGGCTCTAGCCGATGAGCTGCGCGGGGATGCGTATCTCATGGACGGTTATGCCCGCGGCGGCAACGACAGGCTCTACTCCGGTTCCACGATTTTCCCTGGAGACAGACTCTACGGCGATGCCGTCATTATGCGTGACCACTCTGCGGGTGGCAATGATCTGGTGGACACCCGTCTGAGCGCCTCCGCTTCAGCCTATGGCGACGCTCGGACGATGAGCGGCTTTGCCCGTGGCGGCCATGATATCGTTTATGTATCCACTTTGAGCGGCGCGGCGATTGGCGACGCCGACACCATGTCCGACGTCACAGTGGGCGGGAATGACCGGATCTATTCAATTAGCGAAGGCAACAGTAACCTCTTCGGTGATGCCCGGCTGATGACAGGGACTGCGGCGGGTGGCAATGATGCCCTCTACGGCGGCGCGAGGGGCGACACGATGTACGGCGATGCCTTTACAGGCTTCGGTAGCGGCGTCCATGGAGGTAATGATGTCCTATACGGTGGCGCGGGTGGTGACACCTTGTTTGGCGATTTCGCGAATGGGGGACTGGACTACGGCGACCTAGCCAGGAACCTCCAGAGCATCACGGCTGTGGGCGGCAATGACACCCTGGTGGGTGGAGCGGGCTATGACAGGCTCATTGGCGGTGGCGGAGCCGATCTCTTCGTCTTTGCCCAGGGTGATGGCATCGATACGATTGTCGACTTCTCGTCGGCTGAGGGCGACAAGATTGACTTAAGGGCCTACGGCTTTGCGGGCTTCGCCAACCTCACCATTCAGAACAATTCTGCTGGTGCCGCCGAGATCATGCTGGCGCCCGACGCCAGAATCACACTGACCAACATCACCGCCTCGCAGCTTTCGGCATCCATCTTCTATCTCTAACCTGAACGGACACATCACAGGTCCTGGGTCATGCGCTGCCTGGCCGGAGCCCTAGATCTCCAGAGCCGGAGCAGGAAGGCACTCGTGATTTCCTCGCGGCGAAAGCCTGCGAGGCGGGCAAGCAGTTCTGGTGTTGCGGCAGACAGGTCATATTTGAGCTAGAGCCTAAGCCCAACTACTTTACGCCCCAGGAAGTGACGAGTTTCGCTGTCGCCATCATGTTCCGTAGGTATGTGTGATTTGAATGCGCAGCGTCGCGCTGCTACAATGGTCAGGCTGTTAACCCTCTTTACTAAATTATGGTGGGTGCGGCTTCTGCCCCGGCGCAGTGCAGCAGCAGATCGTAGCTTGCTTTGTCAGCGCTGAATGATCTGGGTGTATTCAGAGGTTGAACACTTCAATCTGGATGCAGGCCAAGCATCCAAATCCTCGCGTCGGCACAGAAGCCGACGACCAAGTTTCAGGAAAGATTGGGTCGATCCATTGAGCCGCGTTTTGGCTAACGTGCTGCAACTTTAGCATCGATATAGGCTGCATTTAGCACTAACGACTCTGTAGGTGCCTTTCTGGTATTCTCCGTGAAATACCGGACAGCCCCGGCCAGTGGTAGCTCCTTTCTTAGGATGTCCAAATCCAGATTTTGCTTGTCTAGGGTGATATACTTCGTTTGAACTCAGCCAGGGGCACCATTTCCCAGGCAAGATCCCTGTTCAAGCCATTCCATGGGCTGTTCCCGGCGGAGCCAAACCGCCCTCCCCGGCCAGACGATTCGGGATAGTCCGCCTTGCAGCGCCTGAACGGCCGCTCCATGCTCGTGACCGCCGCCGGGAGCGATAATCATGAGCGAGGGGCATGGGACTGACACGAGCCTTCTGAAGCGTCTGTTCGAGGAAGTGGCGTCTGAGGCCTTTCACTTCCGCAATGGCATCAGAGAGCGTCCGCAGCGGCCAACTCATCTCTATCCGGACGCCCTAGCGGCTTTTGACGCGCCAGTGCCCGAGACCGGCACACCAGCCGACGATGTGATCCGCGACCTTGTGGAGCGGGCATCGCCTGGGCTCCATGCCACGACGGGCCCGCGCTTCTTCGGGTGGGTGATCGGGGGCTCTCACCCGGTCGGCGTTGCGGCCGATTGGCTGACCTCGGCGTGGGGGCAGAATGCCGGCAACCACACCGCGTCCCCTTCAGCCGCTGCGGCCGAGACCATCTCCGCCCGTTGGCTGCTCGATCTGCTCGATCTCCCCCGGGACGCCTCCGTCGGCTTCGTCACAGGAGCCACGGTCGCAAACTTCGTCTGCCTTGCGGCAGCCCGTGGAGAGGTGCTGCGCCGGATCGGCTGGGATGTGGAGCGCGACGGGCTCTTCGGCGCGCCTCCCATTCACGTGCTCATCGGCGACGAGGCGCACACGACCGTCTTTTCGGCTCTCCAGTTTCTCGGGCTCGGCCACGACCGTGTGGTGCGGATTGCGACGGACGATCAGGGTCGTATGAAGCCTGAGGCGTTCGGCCGGGCTCTGGCCCAGTGCCAGGGACCGACGATCGTGATCACCCAGGCGGGACAGATCAACACCGGGGCCTTCGACGACCATGCCGGCATCGTGCCGCAAGCCCGTGCTCATGGAGCCTGGATCCATGTGGATGGAGCCTTCGGCCTATGGGCGCGCGCCTGCCCGGCCCGTGCGCCCCTCGCCAGCCAGATCGACGGGGCAGATTCCTGGGCAACGGACGGGCACAAGTGGCTTCAGACCCCTTATGACTGCGGATATGCCATCGTTCGCCATGCGGATGCCCACAGGCGGGCCATGACCAGCGCTGCCAGCTATCTGCCTGGAGCAGACGCGGGCGAGCGCGATCCGTCTCACTATGTCCCCGAGCTATCCCGTCGCGCACGAGGGTTTGCGACCTGGGCCATGCTCCGTCATCTCGGGCGTGACGGGATTGCCGCCATGGTCGAGAGCCACTGCGCGCTGGCACAGCACATGGCCGAGCGCCTGTCGAAGGAGCCTGGGATCCGGGTCATCAATGATGTGGTGCTCAATCAGGTGATCGTCCGGTTCGGTGCGGATGAGCCAGACGCTACAGGGGACGATCTGACACTTCAGACCATCCGCCGCATCCAGGATGATGCGATTCTCTTTGCCGGGGGAGCGAAGTGGAAGGGCATGTGGGTGATGCGACTGTCGGTCATCTCAGGCGCGACGACGATCGCCGATATCGACCGCTCGGCTGACGCGATTGTGGGCGCGTGGCGCGCCATTCGCTAAAGCATCGAACCCAAAATTCGCGCACACCTCAGGGCTATGCACCCGCCGCCTTGAGGTGGCCGAAGACGCCTACGACGTTCTCGTAGACCGGCCGTTTGAACGGGATGATCAGCTCCGGCAGCCGGCGCATATCCTCCCAGCGCCATTCATCGAATTCCGGCTTGTGACGGCCGCCGCCGGGGCGATGGATATTGATCTCGCTCTCGTCGCCTTCGAAGCGGAAAGCGAACCACTTCTGGTTCTGGCCCCGGTAGCGGCCGCGCCAGGCACGGCCGGCGACCATGGAGGGCAGGTCATAGGAATACCATTGTGGCGCTTCGGCCAGGAGCGTCACGGAGCTCACGCTCGTCTCTTCGTAAAGTTCGCGCAGAGCAGCCTGAAGGGGCTCCTCGCCAGGGTCGATACCGCCCTGGGGCATTTGCCAGGCATAGCCGTCGGAGACCTGGTCTCCGCCCCCGTCCGACCGGCGGCGACCGATGAAGACGCGGCCCTGGCGGTTGAGAAGCATGACTCCGACACAGGCACGATAGGGAAGCTCGGTTCTGGCCTGTAATCCTCTGGCGCCTCTCATCCGACCGTCACCTCCGCTTGTCCACACCCGGCCCGCATGGCAGCCGACCGATCCTTATGATCGCGCGATGCCTGCCTTCGGTTCCGAAGCACCTGACCAGAGTGCCGTGACCTATCGTCTTGCACAAGCCTTCCACGCAGCTTCATTGACCCAAAAAGCAAAGAGCCCGGCGGATGACACCGCCGGGCTCCTGCTCGTTATTCGACAAATCACGGATCAGTTCGGAGTCGTGGCCGCATTCGCGGCGCCCTTCTGCACGCCATGAAGGAAATCGTAGGCCGCAATGAGCTGCTTGTCCTTCGCCGGATCCGGCGGGATATAGGCCGAGGAGCCGCCGCGCTCTTCCTTGTCGCCACCGTTCTGCAGGTGACCGCGCAGGCCCGCCTCACCCTTGGTCTCGTCCTTGCCCTTGAGCTCGTCCGGGATGTCCTGCAGGACCTCCTTGTCCGGATCGATGCCCTTGGCCTGGATCGAGCGGCCGGACGGCGTGTAGTAGCGCGCCGTCGTCAGGCGCACGGCACCGTTGCCGCCGAGCGGGATGATGGTCTGCACGGAGCCCTTGCCGAAGGAGCGGGTCCCGATCACGGTCGCGCGCTTGTGATCCTGGAGCGCACCGGCGACGATCTCGGACGCGGAGGCGGAGCCGCCGTTCACGAGCACCACCAGCGGCTTACCCTTGGTCAGGTCCCCGCCCTTGGCCGTGAAGCGCTGGGTATCCTCGGGGTTCCGGCTGCGGGTCGAGACGATCTCGCCCCGGTCGAGGAACGCGTCGGAGACCATGATCGCCTGGTCCAGGAGACCGCCCGGGTTGTTGCGCAGGTCGATGACGAAGCCCGCGACCTTGTCGGCGCCGATCTCGCTCGTCAGCTTCTCGATGCCGGCGCGCAGGCCCTCATAGGTCTGCTCGTTGAACTGCGTGATGCGCAGGACACCGATGTCACCCTCGGCGCGGGCGCGCACCGGACGGACCTTGATGGTCTCGCGGGTGAGCTTCACCTCGATGGGGTCCTTCGCCTCCTTGCGCATGATCTTGAGCGTGACCGAGGAGTTGATCGGGCCGCGCATCTTGTCCACGGCCTGGTTCAGGTTGAGGCCCTGGACCTGCTCGCCGTTGATCTGCGTGATGACGTCATTGGCCAGGATGCCGGCTCGGGAGGCCGGGGTATCGTCGATGGGAGCCACGACCTTCACGAGGCCGTCCTCCATGGTGACCTCGATGCCGAGGCCGCCGAACTCGCCGCGGGTCTGGACCTGCATGTCGCGGAAGCTCTTGGCATCCATGTAGCTCGAATGAGGATCGAGGGAGGTCAGCATGCCGTTGATGGCCGACTCGACCAGCTTCGACTCGTCCGGCTTCTCGACGTAGTCCGTCCGAACCTTCTCGAAAACGTCACCGAAGAGGCTCAGCTGCCGGTAGGTGTCCGCTGAGGCGGCAATCGCACTCGTCGAAGACAGCAGGCTGGTCTGCGACACCACTGACATGCCGCCGGCGCCAATGACCGCGCCAAGAATTAAAAGGGACACTTTGCGCATTATCCGCGAACCTTCTCGCCTTGCGATTTCGCCCACCATGGACCGGGGTCGATCGAGTTGCCGTCTTTCCTGAACTCTACATAGAGAATCGGATTGTTCTTTTCTATGGCACCGCCGGCCAGAGAAAGGAGAGACGTATCTCCCATCGTGGCAACCGGTTCTCCAGCGAGCACGAACTGCCCGACATCGACGTTAATCTGGTCCATTCCGGCCAGGAGTAGATAATACCCCCCGCCCGCATTGATGATCAAGAGTCGCCCATAAGACCGAAACGGACCCGCAAAGGCAACCCACCCGTCTGCCGGCGACACGATGGCCGCCTTGGGGCGGGTGGTGATCGAAATGCCGCGCGTCGTTCCGCCGTAGCCGTCCGAGGCTCCGAACCCCTGGACGACATCTCCGCCGACCGGGCGCGGCAGCAGGCCTTTCGCCTCTGAAAACGGTATTTTCGGGGCCAATCGCGCGGGATCCTGGAAGGCCGCCTGGGCGAAACGGGCGCGGGCCTCCTTCTCCTGGGCCTCGGCCGCCTTGCGCGCCTCCTCGGCGGCCTTCTGGGCCCCGGTGATCTCCTTCTCCATCCGGTCGATCAACTCTTTGAGAGTACCGGCCTGACGGGCAAGGTTGGCGGCCTTTTCCTTCTCGGCCCCCATGCTGCGCTCCGCGTCGGCAATGCGCTTCTGGCGGGCATCGATCAGGGCCGTGAGGCGCTCCTGCTCCCCGTTCAGGGCCTTGAGCTCCGTGCCGAGGGTCGCGCGGTCCGCCGTGATCGCGCCCTTGAGACGTACCAGCTCGGCAAGATCCGTCGCCAGCGCTTCGGCCTCGTTCCGCAATTCCGGCAGCACCGCCCCGAGCAGGATGGAGGCGCGGACCGCCTCCAGCATGTCCTCTGGGCGCACGAGCACCGCCGGAGGCGGGCGCCGGCCCATGCGTTGGAGTGCGGCGAAGACCTCGACGATCACGCCCCTGCGCCCCTCCAGGGAGCGCCGGATGGCCGCTTCGCTCGCCGTGAGCGTCTGCAGCCGCTGCTCCAGCTCGCGAATTCGCTCTTCGGTCGTACGGACCCGGCCTGCCGTGTCGATCAGGGCCGCGTTGAGCTTCGCCCGGTCGGCCCCAATTTCGGCAACCTCGGCCTCCAGCTTCCGGCGAGCCTCGGCGCTGGCCGCCATCGCGTCTTCCAGGACCTTCAGGTCCTTTTCCCGCTGGGCCTTCTGCTCCACGGTCTCGGGCGACACTGCCGGAGGGGCAGGCGTCGTCGCCTGCTGGGCCTGCGCGGCCCCCAGGTTGAGGAATGTCGAACATGCGGCAAGGCCAAGGGCCTTGCGGGAAATGGAAAACCGAATAGGGGCCATCCCTCAGGAATCGTCGTGACCGGCCCGATGATAAGGGTGTCCGGCCATGATTGTCAGGGCCCTATAAAGTTGTTCGGCCACAAGTGCCCGCACGATCTGGTGCGGCATGGTCAGCGCCCCGAAGGACACCACCGCCTTGGCTTTCTTGAGAATCGAGGGATCGAGCCCGTCCGGCCCGCCGATGATGCAGGCGATTCCGGCACAGCCCTCGTCCCGCCACTGCCGAATGCGGTCCGCGAAGCTCTCGCTCGACGGGCTTTTCCCGCGCTCGTCGAAGGCGATGATGAAAGCCGCCCCGGCCTTGTCCAGGAGCGCGGCAGCCTCCTCGGCCCGGCGGTCCTCTTCGCGGCGCGCCCGGCTTTCCGGCAGCTCGACCATGTCAAGACCGGCCATGCCGAGGCTGCGGCCCATGGCATCGACCCGCTGCCTGTAGCGTTCGACCAGCTCCCGCTCAGGGCCGTTCTTGAGACGGCCCACGGCCAGAACGCTCAGTCGCAACGCTCAAGGATCCCGTCAGCTCGCCCGGTCCTGCGGCCGGTCGGCGCCCCACATCTTCTCGAGGTTGTAGAATCCACGAACCTCGGGACGGAAAATGTGAACCAGGATATCGCCGGCATCGATCAGCACCCAGTCGCAGGCTGGCAGGCCCTCGACGCGTGCATTCCCGAAGCCCTTGTCCTTGAGATCCTTGACCAGACGATCCGCGATCGCGCCCACGTGACGGTGGGAACGGCCCGACGTGATGATCATGGTGTCTGCAAGCGAGGTTTTGCCTGCGAGGTCGATTTCGACCGTGTTCTCGGCCTTCATATCCTCGAGGCTGGCCAGGGCAACGGCCCGGATGTCCTCATCCTGCGGAGCCTCCGCTCCGGAGAGAGGGGGAAGCGGATTCAGGTCCGCTTCAACAGAAGATAGTCGGTTCAGGTTCAGACCCTTTCAACCAGCGCCACACAATGCGCCGTGACCCTAAGATAATGTCGAACGGCACCCTTTTTCAACGTCCACCTACAGGAGAAGTTCGTCTCAAACGGCGAAGGTCCGTGGAGGAAAGGAAGGATCGGGGGCCGTGCAGGAAGACCCAGGCCGGGGGCGGAAGGTCCATCAGGGACGCCGCCTCCCCCTCGGGAATGCGGGCTTCCGACAGGGAGATGGCCGCCCGGGACGTCATGGCCTTCAGAGTCCAGCCGGGACGGTCGATGACGGCTATCGGCATCATCGCGGCGATCCGTCGCCACCCCCGCCAACGGTGGAACCCCGCCAGATTGTCGGCTCCCATGATCCAGACGAAACGGACAGCCGGGTGTCGCCGCTTGAGGTACGCCAAAGTATCGACCGTATAACGTGCTCCGATGGCCTCCTCGAAGACCGTGACGTCGATCCGCGGGTGGGCCGCGACCCGCCTTGCCTCCCGCGCGCGCTCGGCCGTGGAGGCGAGCTCTCCCGGATCCTTCAGCGGATTGCCCGGCGTGACGATCCACCAGATCCGGTCAAGTCCCAGCCGTTTGAGGGCGAGCAGGCTCACCAGGCGATGGCCCGCATGGGCCGGGTTGAACGACCCGCCATAGAGGCCGATCCGCATTCCGGGCGCCGCGAGGGGCAGACGGGCGAGGCCGGAAGGCCTCAGGCGGAACCTCGAGGGCGGTGCGGTCACGGGCGCGTCTGACCTGCGCCGCGGATGCGGTACTTGAAGGAGGTCAGCTGCTCGACCCCGACCGGGCCGCGGGCATGCATGCGCCCTGTGGCGATGCCGATCTCGGCCCCGAAGCCGAATTCACCGCCATCGGCGAACTGGGTGGAGGCGTTGTGCAGAACGATGGCGGAATCGACCTCCGCCAGAAACCGCTCCGCTGCCGCGGTGTCCTCGGTCACGATGGAATCCGTGTGATGGGATCCATAGGTCTCGATGTGGTCGATGGCTGCCTCCAGCCCGTCGACCACCCGAACCGAGATGACCGCGTCGAGATACTCCGTACGCCAATCCTCCTCGGTCGCCAGGGCGACCCGTCCGTCAACGGCCTGGGTGGCCGCATCGCCGCGGACAGCGCAGCCCGCATCGAGCAGCACGGTCACGAGGGGCTTCAGGTGCGTCCCGGCGCAGGCCCGGTCGACAAGGAGCGTCTCGGCAGCGCCGCAGATCCCGGTGCGCCGCATCTTGGCATTCAGGACGATCCGTTCGGCCATCGCCAGATCGGCCGCAGCATGGACGAAGACGTGGCAGATGCCCTCGAGATGGGCGAAGACCGGCACGCGCGCCTCTTCCTGGACCCGGGCCACGAGGCTTTTGCCGCCGCGGGGCACGATCACGTCCACATTGCCGTCGAGCCCAGCCAGCATGGCCCCTACGGCAGCCCGGTCCTTGGTCGGAACCAGGCGGACGGCATCGGCCGGAAGGCCTGCCTCGGCCAAGCCCTCGCCCATGGCCTGCGCGATGGCGAGCGATGTCTGGAAGCTATCGGAGCCTGTCCGCAAAATGGCGGCATTCCCGGCCTTGAGGCACAGAGCCCCGGCATCGGCCGTCACGTTCGGCCGGCTCTCGAAGATTACGCCAACGACCCCGAGAGGTGTCGCGACGCGCTCGATCAGCAGCCCGTTCGGGCGCTCGAAGGTGGTCAGGACCCGTCCTACCGGGTCCGGGAGGCTGGCAATGCTGTCGACGGCGGACGCAATGTCCTCGATCCGTTTCGGATCAAGAGTCAGGCGGTCCAGGAAGGCAGCCGTCTGCCCCTTGGCATGGGCCTGCGCGACATCCTCCCGGTTGGCGGCCAGGATGTCCCCCGCCCGGGCGCGGATCCGCGCCGCCATGGCGTGCAGGGCAGCTTCCTTCTCGGCGGTGGTGGCGGTGGCGAGCCGCCGCGCCGCCTTTCGCGCCCGGCGACTCAGATCCGCCATGAGCTCCACGATATCCCCGCCTTCGACCGGCTTGAGCGTATCCATATCGTCGTTTCCGTTCCTATCCCCTCGCACGGGCTCTCGCCGGCCGGAGCTCGCCTTGCTCGGCCTCCATGCTGAGCGCCATGTCGTCCCGGTGGACCATCTCGGTCCGGCCGGGATGGCCGAGGATCGCCTCGATCTCGCGGCTCGGGCGGCCGATGATACGGGAGGCCTCCTCGGCATCGTAGGCCACGAGGCCACGCCCGAGGACCCTGCCCTCGTCGCGAATCGTCACCGCATCGCCTCGCGCGAACACGCCCTCGATCCGGCGCACGCCTACCGGCAGGAGGCTCGCGCCGCCTTGGAGCGCGCGTGCAGCGCCCTCGTCCACGTATAGGGTGCCCCGCGGCTCGATGGCCCCGGCAATCCAGGTCTTGCGCGCCGTGGCGGGGTTGGAGGGGGTCAGGAACCAGGTGCAGCGGCCGCCCTCGGCGACCCGCCTGAGGGGGTTCTTCACCCGCCCGTCGGCGATGATCATATGGGTCCCGCCGGCTGCCGCGATCTTGCCGGCTTCGATCTTGGTGCGCATGCCACCCCGGGAAAGCTCGGAGGCCGCACCGCCCGCCATGGCCTCGATGGCCGGCGTGATGCGCTCGACGACCGGAATGTGCTCCGCGCCGGGATCCACGGCCGGCGGGGCCGTGTAGAGCCCGTCGATGTCCGAGAACAGCACCAGCAGGTCGGCGCCGATCATGGTGGCGACGCGGGCGGCCAGGCGGTCGTTGTCTCCGTAGCGGATCTCGCTTGTCGCCACCGTGTCGTTCTCGTTGACCACCGGGACGGCTCGCATCTCCAGGAGCTTCAGGGTGGTGGCCCTGGCATTGAGATAGCGGCGGCGCTGCTCCGTATCGGACAGGGTGACGAGGATCTGGCCGGCCGTGATCCCGTGATGGGCCAGCACCTCGGCCCAGGTCCGCGCCAGAGCGATCTGCCCCACGGCGGCTGCGGCCTGGCTCTCCTCGAGCTTCAGGGGGCCAGGCGGCAGGTCGAGCACCGTGCGGCCCATGGCGATAGCGCCCGAGGACACGACCAGCACGTCCGCGCCCTGCGCATGGAGATCGGCGATATCCTCCGCAAGGGCCGCGAGCCAGGCATGGTTGAGACGCCCCCGCGCCCGGTCGACCAGGAGCGCGGAACCGACCTTCAGGACGACCCGGCGAAACTGGCGCAGGTCGGGGCTCATGGATGCCATTCCTCACGGGCCTCGGCGACCTGCTCCTCGGCCCGTGCCGTGTCGATGACCTGCAGCAGCGCCTGAAGGACCTCCTGAACGCCGCGCCCGGAAGCGGCCGAGACCACGTAGGGGGTCCGCTTCGCGGCCCGCTTGAGGCGCGCCAGCTGTTCCTTCAGGGTCTCTTCGTCGAGAGCATCGACCTTGGAGAGCGCCACGATCTCGGTCTTGTCGCCGAGACCGTGGCCATAGGCCTCGATCTCGTGCCGGACCGTCTTGTAGGCCTTGCCCGCGTGCTCGCTCGTGCCGTCGACGAGGTGCAGGAGCACCCGGCAACGCTCCACATGGCTCAGGAACCGGTCGCCTAGCCCGATCCCCTCGGAGGCGCCCTCGATCAGGCCCGGGATGTCGGCCAGGACGAATTCGCGGTTATAGGCACGCACCACGCCGAGCCCCGGATGGAGCGTCGTGAAGGGGTAATCGGCGATCTTGGGCTTCGCAGCCGTGACGGTGGCCAGGAAAGTCGACTTGCCCGCATTGGGCAGGCCCACGAGGCCCGCATCGGCGATCAGCTTGAGGCGCAGGATGATCCAGCGCTCCTGTCCCTCCTGGCCGGGATTGGCGCGCCGTGGCGCCCGGTTGGTCGAGGTAGTGAAATAGGCGTTGCCGAAGCCGCCATTGCCACCCTTCGCCAGAAGAACCTTCTGGCCGACCTCCGTCATGTCGGCGATCACGGTCTCGCCATCCTCGTCGAGGATCTCGGTTCCAGCCGGCACCTTGAGGACCACGTCCGTGCCCTTGCCGCCGGCACGGTTCTTGCCCATGCCGTGCTCGCCCTTCCGGGCCTTGAAATGCTGCTGGTAGCGGTAGTCGATGAGGGTGTTGAGCCCCTCGACGCACTCGGCCCACACATCGCCGCCGCGTCCGCCGTCGCCGCCATCCGGCCCGCCGAACTCGATGAATTTTTCACGGCGGAACGACACGCACCCGGCGCCGCCGTCGCCGGAACGGATATAGATCTTGGCTTGGTCGAGAAATTTCATAACCCGCTTCCTTTACGGGACAAGGCACGCGGGAGCAACGCAGACGATGCGTCAGGCGCTCCCGATATCCTCGAGAGCGCCTGACGGGTCTCAGCAGGCGAAGGACAGCTCCGCCTCCGCCTCGGCGGGCTCCCGGACGAGACCGGTATGGCCCCAGCTCTTCAGGCTTTCCCAAGCCCGCCGGTCCAGCCGGAAATGATCCGCCGGGTAAAAGCCGCCGCGCGCCTGAAGCTCCGCAAGCCCGGAGCCCTGATAGGCGAAGCCGCACTTCTCCAGCACCCGGCGGGAACCCGGATTGATGACCCTGGCCGAAGCCGTGAGCTCGTCCTCATGGCCATAGGCGAAGAAGGCGTCGATGAGGGCCCGCGCCGCCTCGGTGGCATAGCCCTGCCCCCAGAACGGGATGCCGAGCCAATAGCCGAGGCTGGGCTTGCCATCCTCCGGCGAGGGGCCGATGCCGACGAGGCCGATCAGGCTGTTCGGCTTGCCCTTCGGCGTGATGGCGAGCTGGAGGCTTCGGCCGTCCGCGTTGGACTGCCGGGCCTGGAAGACGAACCGTTCCGCCATTTCCGGGATGTAGGGATGCGGAATTCGAGCCGTCATCTCCGCGACAGCTTTCTCACCGGCAAAGCGTACGATGGCTTGGGCATCCGCAAGGCGGGGCCAGCGCAGCCACAGGCGCCGGGTTTCCAGGCGGAAGACATCGTCACGGGTGAGGTCGGGAAACATGGTCCTGCTCCGATCCGGGCGGGCCCTTTCTTGAGCCCTGAAATGACGAAGGGGAGGTGGACATCCCACCTCCCCTGTCGATTTCGGATCTGGAGCTTGGCCTTTTTGGGGCCTTTTCAGGAGCTGCCTGGATCCGCCGGGTCGGTGTGATGCCGGCGGGAGCTCCTTCGTTTTGCTCTCGCCGTTTACTCTGCGGCCTCTTGGGCCGGGACGACCGATACGAAAGCTCGGCC contains:
- a CDS encoding murein hydrolase activator EnvC, with the translated sequence MAPIRFSISRKALGLAACSTFLNLGAAQAQQATTPAPPAVSPETVEQKAQREKDLKVLEDAMAASAEARRKLEAEVAEIGADRAKLNAALIDTAGRVRTTEERIRELEQRLQTLTASEAAIRRSLEGRRGVIVEVFAALQRMGRRPPPAVLVRPEDMLEAVRASILLGAVLPELRNEAEALATDLAELVRLKGAITADRATLGTELKALNGEQERLTALIDARQKRIADAERSMGAEKEKAANLARQAGTLKELIDRMEKEITGAQKAAEEARKAAEAQEKEARARFAQAAFQDPARLAPKIPFSEAKGLLPRPVGGDVVQGFGASDGYGGTTRGISITTRPKAAIVSPADGWVAFAGPFRSYGRLLIINAGGGYYLLLAGMDQINVDVGQFVLAGEPVATMGDTSLLSLAGGAIEKNNPILYVEFRKDGNSIDPGPWWAKSQGEKVRG
- the rlmH gene encoding 23S rRNA (pseudouridine(1915)-N(3))-methyltransferase RlmH, with the protein product MRLSVLAVGRLKNGPERELVERYRQRVDAMGRSLGMAGLDMVELPESRARREEDRRAEEAAALLDKAGAAFIIAFDERGKSPSSESFADRIRQWRDEGCAGIACIIGGPDGLDPSILKKAKAVVSFGALTMPHQIVRALVAEQLYRALTIMAGHPYHRAGHDDS
- the rsfS gene encoding ribosome silencing factor, whose translation is MRAVALASLEDMKAENTVEIDLAGKTSLADTMIITSGRSHRHVGAIADRLVKDLKDKGFGNARVEGLPACDWVLIDAGDILVHIFRPEVRGFYNLEKMWGADRPQDRAS
- a CDS encoding nicotinate-nucleotide adenylyltransferase, which codes for MRIGLYGGSFNPAHAGHRLVSLLALKRLGLDRIWWIVTPGNPLKDPGELASTAERAREARRVAAHPRIDVTVFEEAIGARYTVDTLAYLKRRHPAVRFVWIMGADNLAGFHRWRGWRRIAAMMPIAVIDRPGWTLKAMTSRAAISLSEARIPEGEAASLMDLPPPAWVFLHGPRSFLSSTDLRRLRRTSPVGGR
- a CDS encoding glutamate-5-semialdehyde dehydrogenase is translated as MDTLKPVEGGDIVELMADLSRRARKAARRLATATTAEKEAALHAMAARIRARAGDILAANREDVAQAHAKGQTAAFLDRLTLDPKRIEDIASAVDSIASLPDPVGRVLTTFERPNGLLIERVATPLGVVGVIFESRPNVTADAGALCLKAGNAAILRTGSDSFQTSLAIAQAMGEGLAEAGLPADAVRLVPTKDRAAVGAMLAGLDGNVDVIVPRGGKSLVARVQEEARVPVFAHLEGICHVFVHAAADLAMAERIVLNAKMRRTGICGAAETLLVDRACAGTHLKPLVTVLLDAGCAVRGDAATQAVDGRVALATEEDWRTEYLDAVISVRVVDGLEAAIDHIETYGSHHTDSIVTEDTAAAERFLAEVDSAIVLHNASTQFADGGEFGFGAEIGIATGRMHARGPVGVEQLTSFKYRIRGAGQTRP
- the proB gene encoding glutamate 5-kinase, producing MSPDLRQFRRVVLKVGSALLVDRARGRLNHAWLAALAEDIADLHAQGADVLVVSSGAIAMGRTVLDLPPGPLKLEESQAAAAVGQIALARTWAEVLAHHGITAGQILVTLSDTEQRRRYLNARATTLKLLEMRAVPVVNENDTVATSEIRYGDNDRLAARVATMIGADLLVLFSDIDGLYTAPPAVDPGAEHIPVVERITPAIEAMAGGAASELSRGGMRTKIEAGKIAAAGGTHMIIADGRVKNPLRRVAEGGRCTWFLTPSNPATARKTWIAGAIEPRGTLYVDEGAARALQGGASLLPVGVRRIEGVFARGDAVTIRDEGRVLGRGLVAYDAEEASRIIGRPSREIEAILGHPGRTEMVHRDDMALSMEAEQGELRPARARARG